ATTCAAGGGGGTAGGTCTTCACTACAACGGGTTTTCACACCCCTCTCTAATAATTACAGTTACTTATACCCCGAAAAATCGTCATTTTTACTAAAACACTAATCGAATAGCGAAAGTCGGGCTAAAGAGGGGCCTGAAAATTTTGGAAACTTTCTTCTTGAGAATATTAGCAAAGATGATGCAGTAGTCTATATAGCAGAAACAGAGAAAGAGGCTGTCGGTTATATCCTGGCAATGATCCAGGATTATCCTCCTGTCTTTGAAGTAAAACAGTATGGACTAATCAGTGATCTGGCCGTCACAGCAAAATACAGAAGGACAGGTATAGGGTTGCATTTAGTTAACATAGCTAAAGAGTGGTTTATTCAAAAAGGGATGACCCGTGCTGAAATTGGCGTAGCGGCTACCAATGAGATTTCAACAACCTTCTGGACTAAAATGGGGTTCAGGGTATATAAAGAAAGTCGTTATCTGGACCTGAACACTGAACGAACTGCAACGTCATAAAAAAAAGGAACAAATATGCCAGTAAAGATTGAACAGCCTGCAATCATCGAGGCAGGCGGGGATAAATTCGAGAGGATTGAGGAGTTTATTGGTCGTATAAATTCAAAAACAACAGAGGTCAGCATCGCCCGTGTGGTAAGGCCTCCGCGATGGCAGGGGCCGGATCAAAGGCCGGAATTCATGGAGTGTTTATTTGTACTAAAAGGGATACTACAGATTCAATCCGGTGGTGAAGTGTTCATTATTCACCCGGATGAAGCTATTATAGTGCATGCAAATGAGCGGGTTCGATTCAGCACCCCTGACGAGGGGGGCGCTGAATATTTCTCAATCTGCGTTCCGGCCTTTTCACAAACTGCGGTTCACAGGGATGAATAGTGCCATGTGATACATTTTGACCAGAGACAGGGCATGCCCTGTCTCTACAAGGTTAAAAAAATTCGCAAAGGTACAGATATGCAAACACTTGTCCTGAGCCTTTCATCATCTGTTGTTCCCTCTCATTTCATCTCTTTGAATTCTATCCAGAGCACAGCCCCTATCTCCACATCCTTTTCCTCACCATCATGTTTTATCTTTTTGTCCGAGGTATTAAGCCCTGCAAATCCCCACCATCCCGCCTTTGGGACCGCATATGAAAATACCCCGCTACTGTCTGTCTTTACCACCTGTGTGATAAAATAGTCATTGGGCGCGCTGCTCTTTTTATCTCTATTATAATATTCTATCTCAACCTCTGTGCCAGGCGCGGGTTTTCCATCCACAAGCACTACTCCCTGAAACAGGTTTCCGGCATAAAGCCCGAATGGCCTTGTAAGTGGTACAATCTCGGTTTTAACTCCTATGGGTCTGTCCCACCCCTCATCGTCTCCAAATGCGGCTACAACTGTTTTTGTGTAATGGATGATATAACAGTCCTCAGCCGATTCCCAGTAAGGCGTTGGCTCCACATGAAGCCAGTAGACACCCGGTCTGTTTATCTTCCTGCTCATGTGCCATCCCTTTTTACCCATGATACTTGTCTCCTTAAGGGAAGGAAGAAGGTCTGTTTTTTCATTATTCATGATCAGTTCAAATTTTACTGGCCTTTCCATGTCCATGCCCACCATCTCAAACGGGTGTGAAAAAGAAATCTCAAAGATAACATCCCTTGCATCCCCCTGCATCACCATGCTTGTCGAGGGTATTGCCATGCCGAAATGGGCAAATGCATTGCAGTTAAAAGCAACCATTAAAATAAATAGAATAAAACCTATTTTCTTTTTCATAATTGTCTCCTCCTCTAATTTTCCTTAAGCCTTGCGCCCTGCGCCTTTCAACCTGTGCCTTGATTGCATATATGCGATTACACCCATGATCCCGAAGATATACCCTATGCCGCCAATAATCTCAGTAACACCCTGCCCTTTATCTTCCCTGAGCATTGCAAGTTCTCTTATGACCGGTTTAAGCCTCTCATCAAGGGCTGCATCAATTACCCTTTTAAGCTGATCAGTATCAGGCAGGGCCTCTGTATCTATCGACTCTACAATTTCTGAAGCATTATTTGTCTCTATCTTCTCTCCTTCAGAGATCTCCGAACCCTTCAATATATATTCGGCCCCATGGCCCATAGAGGATTCAAGAACTATTTTTAGATCTGTGATCTCCGGTATTCGGAATGAAAACTCGCCCGCATCATTGGTCTTACCGCTCAGTAGCTCCTTTCCTTCCATGTTAAAGACCCGTATGATTCCGTCCTGAACCTTCTTATTACCGCTGAAATAGCTCTCTGTATATATTGTACCCCCATCTTCCCAGGCAAAAAGATAGACCCTGTGTGCATATACATAAGACGAAAAAGAAAGCATCAGGAAGATAATCATGATTATTACTGAAGAACCTGTTTTGTATTTTTTACTATTTTTCATAGAACGCCTCAAAGATATCCGGTTTGACCTTTTTTAAAAACCTGACACAGAAGAGGGTCACAATACCCTCTATAAGCATTATGGGCATATTGGAGACAACAATCAGTTTTGAGATAATCAAAAACTGTTGCGCTGTAAAATAGAGAGAAAGCCCGACCATAATACTGCTTAAAAAGACCGCCATAAAACCGCACATGAAGGATGCAGCTGACGAGGTTACCGCATTTATGCCCTTCACACTCCTTTTAAAAAGCAAGTGGCACAACAGCGCTGGGAGCGCCATATTAAGTGTATTGACCCCGAGCGTTGTAAATCCCCCGAACTGAAAAAGTATTGCCTGGAGTAACAGGCCTATAAGGATGGCAGGAAAGGCCAACCAGCCAAGCATGATACCCACAAGCCCGTTAAGGACAAGGTGTACACTCGCAGGCCCCACAGGCACATGTATCAGGGAGGCGACAAAAAAACCTGCTGAAAGTATGGCAACCCTTGGTATGCTGTCATAATCAAGCTTTTTCAGTCCGACAGCCGTGCCTGCCACAGTGAGTGCTGCACCTGTAAAAAGCACAGGCCCGGTAAGTATGCCTTCAGTGATATGCAAAATATTATCCTTTCAAAATCAAAACCCTGTCATTAACTAATGGGCATTAAACATACAATCAATCAAATATATATGGAAGGGTTTTGGGGTACACCTCCCTCTGCTTTCCCCTGGTAAGGGTTTCAGGCATTACCCGTGCGAGCTCATCAGGAGTCCATCTCCCATCCTTGCAGAGCACCTGCTCAAGCGGCTGTGGCTCTGTAAATATCCCCACCCTGTTTTTAAACACCTCAAATATGCAGCCGTTAATGTTGCC
The Desulfatiglans sp. DNA segment above includes these coding regions:
- a CDS encoding cupin domain-containing protein, producing the protein MPVKIEQPAIIEAGGDKFERIEEFIGRINSKTTEVSIARVVRPPRWQGPDQRPEFMECLFVLKGILQIQSGGEVFIIHPDEAIIVHANERVRFSTPDEGGAEYFSICVPAFSQTAVHRDE
- a CDS encoding DUF4198 domain-containing protein produces the protein MKKKIGFILFILMVAFNCNAFAHFGMAIPSTSMVMQGDARDVIFEISFSHPFEMVGMDMERPVKFELIMNNEKTDLLPSLKETSIMGKKGWHMSRKINRPGVYWLHVEPTPYWESAEDCYIIHYTKTVVAAFGDDEGWDRPIGVKTEIVPLTRPFGLYAGNLFQGVVLVDGKPAPGTEVEIEYYNRDKKSSAPNDYFITQVVKTDSSGVFSYAVPKAGWWGFAGLNTSDKKIKHDGEEKDVEIGAVLWIEFKEMK
- the cbiM gene encoding cobalt transporter CbiM, which translates into the protein MHITEGILTGPVLFTGAALTVAGTAVGLKKLDYDSIPRVAILSAGFFVASLIHVPVGPASVHLVLNGLVGIMLGWLAFPAILIGLLLQAILFQFGGFTTLGVNTLNMALPALLCHLLFKRSVKGINAVTSSAASFMCGFMAVFLSSIMVGLSLYFTAQQFLIISKLIVVSNMPIMLIEGIVTLFCVRFLKKVKPDIFEAFYEK